CCGGCCCCCGCGCGAGCAGCCGCTGGATTTGCTGCTGGAGTGGGCCGAGGCAGGACTGAAGCACGGCAAACGGCTGGGCCTGATCTCCGCCGCCGTCTCCGATCACACCCAGATCGACGACCTGGCCACGGCCTTGTTCGAGATGGGGGCCGAGATCAGCGTCTCCTCGATGCGCGTCGATCCGATTTCGGCGCCGCTGGTGCGGGCCATGCGCGCGGGTGGGGCGCAGACCCTGACGATTGCACCCGAAGCCGGGTCCAAACGCCTGCGCGATGTGATCAGCAAGACCCAAACCGAGGAACAGTTGCTGGCGGCCGTCGAACTGGCCCAGGCGCTGGACTTCCCCCAGCTCAAGTTCTACTTCATGATCGGCCACCCCACCGAGACGCAAGAGGACATCGAGGAGCTGGTGAAATTCGTGGGCAAGGCGCGCGCCATTTTCAAGCGCCGCCTCGCCATCAACGCCACCCCCTTCGTCCCCAAGGCCCACACGCCCTTCCAATGGATGTCGATGACGCCGGAAAAGACGATGAAGCAGCGACAGGCGTTCATCCAGAAGCAGATGGGTCGGATGCAGGTGGCGGTGCGGGCCGATTCTCCGGCCTGGATGGAGGTGCAGGGCGTGCTGGCACGCGGGGATCGGCGTCTGGCCGGGGTCCTGCTCGACCTGCCCACGCTGTCCGTGTCTGCCTTCTGGCAGACGCTGGCGGCGCACAGCCTGGACCGGGCTGAGTTCCTGGGCGCCCGGCCGCTGGATGTGCTCCCGCCCTGGTACATCGTCGAGAGTGGCGTCACCGACAACTTCTTCCATTACGAATGGCGGCTGGCCGAGCGCAGTCAGACCGGCCCTCACTGCCCGCCCGATAGCGCCGGCTGCCTGACTTGCGGCTCGTGCGACCCGGCCTGGGCTTTCCGCGCCACCGGCGGCATCCCCCAGAAGCCGGCGCGGGCCACCACCCCCAGCCCTCTCATCCCCATCCCTCTGGTCGCCTGAGGCGGGGCCGGAGCGAGAGAAGCCATGCCCGAACAGATCCTAGTCACCGGCGGCTGCGGCTATATCGGCAGCCACACCGTGCGCGAGTTGCAACGCCAGAACTTCGAGGTGATCGTGTTCGACAATCTCGAACACGGTTATCGGGCCGCGGTCGAAGATGCGGCTATCGTTGTCGGCGACCTGCGCCGGCCGGAGGATGTGAGCGCAGTCTTTGCCCGTTTTCCCCACCTTGCCGGCGTCGTGCACTTTGCCGCCTATATCGA
Above is a genomic segment from Caldilineales bacterium containing:
- a CDS encoding radical SAM protein, with translation MPARSPFASLLTQETGTIRKDWGGRLPIALAYPNTYHVGMSSLALQILYRRFNEHPGVVCERVFWDKEMAGGPLLSVESGRRVDEFSVWAFTISYEMDYFHIVDMLRQAGVPPLAEDRDESWPLLIAGGPGITMNPEPLAPFFDAIVIGEGEEIIETLVELFQEAIDAPRAELLVAMDRLPGLYVPALTPPIDQQGPKPRRIERLWVRQLEQYPPISSLYTPETEFGGMHLMEIARGCGRGCRFCLAGYVYRPPREQPLDLLLEWAEAGLKHGKRLGLISAAVSDHTQIDDLATALFEMGAEISVSSMRVDPISAPLVRAMRAGGAQTLTIAPEAGSKRLRDVISKTQTEEQLLAAVELAQALDFPQLKFYFMIGHPTETQEDIEELVKFVGKARAIFKRRLAINATPFVPKAHTPFQWMSMTPEKTMKQRQAFIQKQMGRMQVAVRADSPAWMEVQGVLARGDRRLAGVLLDLPTLSVSAFWQTLAAHSLDRAEFLGARPLDVLPPWYIVESGVTDNFFHYEWRLAERSQTGPHCPPDSAGCLTCGSCDPAWAFRATGGIPQKPARATTPSPLIPIPLVA